TGCCTTGTGGGCCTTATCTCGTGTGACCCAGATGATGTTACCGCTAGCCAGTAAGGATGAACCCTAAAGACCAGTCTGCCAATGGCAAGAAACCCTTTAGCCGATGAGACATAAGTGAGTTGAATAGTTGGAccggtcaactcaaaaatagatttttggagCCCGAAAAGACTCCCTCTTGTACTGCAAAATACTTAGCCACCTATTGCTACCTAGGCAGTCAATAACACACTGCCCAAATAACTCAAGGTGGTCAATAACACGACATGTTATTGACATGAGATGTTGATTTTAGGCACAGGGTCAATAACATATCATGTTATCTACAGTTCATATAATCCTCATGTTATACGACACATTGTTGCCTGCAACAATATGATAACCTATGGTCTATCCTACAAAGGGGACTCTAAGTGCTAAAAATTTCGAGCCTGGGACTTCAAAATTGACAAATTTTTTGAAGTCCCAAcaagggggatggagagagataaagagatagggaggatatagagatagagaatgAGAGGGATAGTAGAGGAGAGGAAGAGAGACATAAAGGATAGTgagagagagataaaaagatagatggagagggagagactatatatatatatatatatatatatatatatatatatatataatatatatatatatacatatatatatatatatacatatatatatatatacatatatatatatacatatatatatatatatatatatatatatatatatatatatagagagagagagagagagtagagagagagagagagagagagagagagagagagggaaaattTAGTTTTTAAAAATGGGATCAATTTTTTTGTAAATTATTAAATATCATATTTCATGTTCTACGCAATGTTCTCACATTAACATAAAACATGATCacattttatgttttaaaaaatgtCATCGCATTTTTAGCtaaaaaaaaattcaccctttTTTCTTTGGAATAGGTTTGGATAACAAGCCTAAAGATGGATTATTAATGTATCTTCATTTCACTTGTTTTCTACCTTCAATAAAatttctcaacttacacatcatcaGTTTTTTATACATTTTATAATGATATTTACTAAAATTACCACCAAAATTTCACATATCTTCTTAGATTTATAgccatataattatttttaatatttgaaGAACATTTTAATCCTATCTAGAGGGATTGTTTAGCAGGGGAATATTGCTTCTAGATTTTCGTGGACTTATTGGCAAATTTAGGGGCGACTGAGATTCAATTCAGGTCCATCTGACCCTATTTAATTTTGTATAGGTGGCCTTGGGAGATCGAGTCTGGTTTAACTCTCTTGATATGTCTTTCGATGCCTTCAGATGCCTCTATAGAATGAATTCGACAGATTGCATTGAATGTTGTATTTGGTTGAGTCTCCATTTTCTACTAATTTTGCTAGGAGAATTATGAATCTGTGCAGGGGTATAGCCTACTTTTGTCGGAATTTCATATACACCAGTTTTTAAATTATTGAATGCAATAAAAAAGGGCTACACCCAAGATACTATGTTATATTTAAgtgcaaaaaaacaaaaacatttgtGTTCATCCTCTTAATGGTAAGTATTTttaaatactttggtattttagaAGCTAGATTTAATAGAGTACTAAAACTCTTTGACAAATTTTGAATGTACATGTATCTTAAATTACTCATCCAAGTTTAAGTTTagttgattaaaaaaaaaagtggtcacttTTGATCCCCTTTTGAATATCATTTTAATACACTTACCGATATATCATTATTTTATCATGCTTATTTTTTCTTTAGAATATTCTCTTTGCTCAATTTGTGTGTAACCCTTTATAGAAGATGCAAAAATCAAGGGGCTAGACATATCATTGCTAATTACACTCTCAAGTTTATGTTCAATCCATAAGTCGACTTTGGACTACTTCTCAAGTTTATTCCTAAAAGGGCTTGAAGAAGCACTAACTAACCTGATACCTCCAACCTTTTTAGACCACTAGACCAAGTTGAAGTGGCACTTGTAACGTCCTTCCCTTGTTCCAACAATTTATTTTAACCATAATCCTTCTCATAGAAAAAAATACACTCCTTGATCACAATCCAtgcatttttttgccttttgtagACCTTTATTTGCATTTTTATGGGTGATCTTGACAGTGTTGACACATATGTCCAAATCCTTGCAAATTGATGCTAATTATTCCTTCTATAGGAGGATTATTCAAATTTCCTTGAAATCAAAATGCCCACTTGGAAACCACAAATTGTCTCCTCACATTCATCATCATTTGCTACCTATAAAAAAGCCCATACATAAGACTATACTTCCTACCTTAGAAGGACCACATAGAAGTCCAATCCCTAATCATTTAGTCGATAACCAAATCCCCTAGTTTGGTTTTGAATTCTATAGAAGTTGAAGCACTCAACCAAAAACTTACTTTCTAAATTATTAGGGCCAAGGATAACTTTGATGAagcacaacatttcaaaattaaagaagaaaaagaaatttctAAGCCTTTCTCAAATAATAATTGAAGCAAATCCCTAATTGCAAAAGAAATTCCCATGTGGCATTGAAGGAGAGAAAAACTTGAGCTAATTAAATTCAAGAAATTAAAGGGAATTTATTGCATATGTTGAGaaatatatctttatatattgaGCACCAAGCTTGAAGAATATAGATAAATGCCTTCACCGCCTTaaacaaaataagaaaaataaccaaattaattttaaaatatattaaaaaaatgttaaaaggATAAATAAAGACATATAAAAGATTCTTTTAGCTTTAAGGGAATCAGACCCCAAACATTTGACCTATTGTTAACTTTCATCACAAATAGATACTCCTCAATCTTACATTTGCCCCCAAAAAAAATATGTATTGACTTACTAAATACTCTataacaataaataaaaatgatataattaaaaacTTTTTTAAAACTAAACATCTTCCAAAAATCTATGAGACTTTGTACTCCTAATCTCCTTTAATCAATTTCATTAATGATCATGATAGACTTGATTTCTACAAACCAATTCTTACATATGCATTAACCTTATATTACTTTTTAAACCTTAAAAGAATGTACCAACAACCCAAAATCCCAAATAAAATTCTATGAAAGCTGAGCTTTAAAAAACCTTTAAAATACTAATCCTTATTGTTTGCATATAAGTTTAATTTGCTCATAtcatctttcttaataaaaaatttacaGAACTGGTTAGGCCGAGCATATCAAGTGGATTAGAATGGGCGAATGCAGAGAGGGCAGGTAGAATTGCCCCTGCTGGCCCAACCCCAAATACATTCATAATGATAAACATGCCTGCATCTCAACATCTTCACTTCTCTCAACTCAATGCTCTCACCGCATATTGGACAATCATTTTCCACATAACCCTCTGCAATTTCATTTATTGGGGTGGCTTCTCCCAGCACATTGCAACAAAACCCAATTTTATCATCATCGTCCTCTTCATTTTCGTCACTGTCATCGTCATTTTCGTCATTTTCGTCACTGTCATCGTCATTTTCGTCactgtcctcatcatcatcatcatcatcatcatcatcatcatcactggtATAATCTTGGAGAACAAACCGGAGAAACCTGGTTTTGAACAGAAATTGACAAGCAAATGGGAAAAGGTGGGATAAAATTCTTGTTTGATGATTGAAAACTTCTTTATCCAGCCATTTATacacctctcttcctctctccatcAGATTTTTGCTGATGGGAAGAGGAATGGAATTTGGGTGTATTTCGGTTCGAGTCTCAATTCGGGATTGAGATGACAAGAATTTGTAGAACACATTATTTGGGTTCAACTGTCAAATCCAGCGGTTATCAACTAAACTTCCAACGAACAATTCAACGGTTTTGACGTGAAACTTAGTCATGTGAAAGACGTTCCCATGCAAATTTTCATTTAATTACTTATACAATAAATAAATTGGGACATTTTTTTGGTTGGATTTGGGTGGGGTTTTATGGGGATTTAAGCTTCTATTTTCATGGAATAGGAGATCtatgaaacaaaaaaatatattatgagattatttggaaactttttctaaaaatagtagCTCCTATTTTTTATAGTGTACATTTCAGTAGGTGAAATTGTAGTGGAGTTGGAAATTGCCCCACCATTGTAGGAATGTTATTTGtcacttgtcaaacatctaagttAGTATAGAAGACAAAGCTATTCTATTCATCAGACCACCGACTTCCTTAAATTTTGGAACTTAAACTTTTAAGTTGAACTGTAGTACAAAATTTATGGGACTAGTAGCTTTAAAATATCCCTAAAAATCTCAATAGCTCCAGCCCTATTCTTTCGGAAGCCCCCCTCCATAGGACCTTAGCCTTAGTTTGTTTGCTTATTCTCCAatcttttttaatatattaatttatattgttaaGACATGCTCTTGTGAGCACAATCACGATATATGTATATTAGAAGTCAATCATGGACtacaagagtcacaacttagaattccatatTAGATATCCTATTGGGATTTAAATTTGGGTCTCTACATTgaaaactcaatgctttaaccaattaaACTCAACCCAATAGACAATTTACCTTTATGTcaattgtatttgtttttctttttatgcATTTCACTTATTAAATTAGTTTAGACTTTGATGTATATGCTTTGAATTTTAAGATTTACCTTTTTTAGGGTAACCTTGTGACATTTGAGTTTAGTTTTGAAGGGTTTGGAATTGCCTCCAAATTTAAGTTTTTATAATTCAAACACATAAGGTTCcatctattggtgaagttgaatggttcttaatgagcACCAACGATCAAGGCTTGCTGAGTGCATGGCTTCAAAATCTTGATAAGGGATGAGGTCGGGATCGTGTCCCGAGCGAATCTAGCGAAATGGATACCCCTTAGTCTTTGGCTCTTAGCCAAAAAGGCCCATCTGAAAGGCACATGCTCTCGTATCGAATAGCAAAAAGTAATTTGTGGATGACCTCCATAAAAAAAAGTTTCCACATTTTTTCAATCTTGTTTTCACAATTTATTGCTATGTCTTAGTTAAAGACATTCATTTGTGCAATTAAAGAAATTCAAGAATAACAAGAAACAACTGATTATCAAGAAGCAATCATTCTACTTGAACATTTCGATTTTGAAGCTTAAAAATAATCCATTGACTCAAAAATGCATATAGTTTATACATATGATTGCATATGCTATCTTCAATATTTGCCCAAGGTTTTAAATTTTGTACATCAAGGGGGTTGACCTAGGAGAGCTTGGCACTAGTAATTCAGCCACTTCTGAAAGATATTTCTAAATATGAAGGGCCTTAAACACTTCCAAATATTAGGGAATGCAAAAAACTATTTTGCAAAAGTCAATAATCTACTAGATGAAATTTATGCATCGAAGGACATATCTACTTTCCTCAAGATTGATCTTGAGCTACTCAAGATTGAGCCACATGAAATTTTAAGTTGGTTTTTCCTTGGAGATAATGAACATATTAAGGACAACATTTTATAAACATTGATGGAAATGGCTACCCAACCCCTAGAATGCACCAATATATAAGCTAATATAAATTACCTTTATACACCATAACTTATGTATTGGTGTATCCTAAGGGCTAAATAGCCATTTCCAACCTTGATCAATTGATTACACAAATATTTAGCATTTTTGTTTTGACATTGAATTAAGAGTTAAGAACACCTATCTTTCTCATTTGAATtcaaaatacttgttgaaattattAAAAATCTATCCTAAATCTAAGTTAATTTATGCTTTAATTATATCCATTTATTTTTTTACATTTGTGCAAAAGGGACTTTGTTCCCATATAAAAGTAAAATTAATACGAATTTTATTTTATTGTGATGAACAATGCACCtccaaattaaaaaaatagaattacAATACACAATTCGCATAAAATATACATGGAATAGAATCAAACCCTCAAGAATCAATTCTAGAAACTAAAACATCCAAAGTAGAGAAACTGCTAAGTAGCAAGACCTATATTGGTGGGAGGAGGAGGATGGTCATTATTAGGGGGTTTTCCCTAGCCATTTCAGGTATCTTAAGCATTAGGGATGGACTCCTAGTGCATGATGGTTCCTTGTATTTTTATTCTTATGGGTCACTAGGAGTTGTGAATATAGACATGAAAAGGTCTAACAAAGGTAACTTACACTATCATGCCTACTAGGGAGGCCATAGTCATGTTTTAAAGTAGAGGAATTCTCACTTGGTGGGGAGAAATAGCCATTTTTTAATATTAAAGGGATTATGGTACCTCTAAGAACCATATCTTGAATGAAGATAGTGGCTACGATCATGATGATTTTTCAGTTGTAGAGTTATTCCTTCTAGAAACAAGTGACACATGAGAAATAGTACAAGAGAAATTGGCCTAGTACTTCATAAGTATGCAATTGGGAAACCTCTAGATTAAATTTATTAGCTTGTGCCTATATGTGTAATATATTATTAGggcatataatatatatttagCATTAGAGAAATGAGCATCCACTTTATAACTTGAAAACAATGTCGTGTTCCTATTTTTCCATATGTTTGAATAAAATACTAGTTTAAAAGCATGCTAGATTTGGCTTAACATCATAACATATTAGTATAGTTTCCTAAAAGAATCGTATGCTGAGAAAATAACCTTGGTTAGAAAAGATTGAGGAATGCATGTATCTAATTCCAAGCCATTTGAATTTGGGGGAGAAAATATACTAGGTTCTTAAGAGTTTTCAATTGTTAAAAGAAAGGATAGAGGGAGTTGGGAGCTCGCCTCGATAGATAAGGTGAAATTCAATGGGAGGACCTAGCTACTTGAGGCACCACACAAAGTGAGTTTTTTAGGATCCAAAAAGGTAGATAAAATTATTTAGAACTCGCAATTTTATTGAGTGGAAATGGATTGGAGCTTCATCCTAATATAAAGTTTTTGAACCATGGGTAAGTGAGAAGAAAGCCATGAATATTCCTTGAAGGGTGTATATTTTTTAAAGGAGTTTTTCTATTACTTCCAATCCTTCCACTATGAAATAACACATTAAATCCTAAGCTTATGCAACATTTATAGAGGCACATAATCTATAATAatttaaaagaatttaaaattatattttccaATCTTGTATTTGACTATAAATTTTGGCTAAGAAAGAAAATTCTTAGTGGCCAGAGAAGAGTtgtaaaacaaagaaaaatattatgcTTAGAGAAATTAAGCACACATGCCTAGTGAAGCTCGGCAAGAGGTCAACCTTAGCAAGTAATCATAGGAGACCACCAAAATGATTGCTAATTGAAGGAAATTCCAATCCTATTTAAATTCATTCCCTTTCCAAATTAGCCACAACTTGAAATATTTCCAAGCCTCAAAAATAATTTCAATGACAATAAAAGTGCCTTGAATTTGCAATAGTCGCTCATGATGAGCATGTAATGAAGTCTCAAACCTTTCTATACCTTACTACCATGAGGAATGTTGGAAGTAATAATATATTTGAGGAGTATTTTATATAATTTGTGGTTTTCACACTACAAATCATCCATTTCTAGCACATAAGAACATCCCTTCCCTATGAATGATTATCAATAAGGTTTATAGTATGAGAGTTATGCAAGAAGCAATAAAATTATAAGTTAACTTGATAGAACCCTTTAACTTGCTCCAAATAGGCCCAAATAAATTCATTGAGTTGTCTCTCTAGTGTTTTATAAGAGGCTTTTGAGGGATTCCAATAGGAAAAATAATATACTattgaacccaaggcaggactgggaggtggggtgaatcagtccaaatcaaaattaatGTAGTAACTCACAACACTTATTCAATTAAACAGCAACACATAATCAATACATCAACGCCAaaaaaattatacgtggaaaaccctaactAAGAAAAATCGTTGTGAGCATCAACTTACAAAATATATCCACTCTGAATATCATATTACAATGAAAGAGCTCACAACTCCAATCTTGttgaccaaggctaactgctcttggggAAAAATACATTTAAATGACTTGCAAACCTGATGCTAACTACAACAGGGAAATATAcaacaaattgatttgaaaagaaggatctctaaaTCACGAAGTtctccttgaactctgcatcaagcgacCGACAACAACACACACAATTCAAACCTCATCTGTCAACACACTGGCTCATATTTTTTCCATAGTCtcaaacaacttgcatatcattcaaacacaaatcTTCCATGTTCTTCACTAAATTTCACTGTCTATTTCCACATCAAGCTCTCTACCATATCACGACTCAATTACACACAttatttatatacaagatagatcatcaaggcTTGAACCAAGTcagccaaaagaaaaaataaatcttctggaccaaaaacacacacattgatccaccccaagagaaagaggggaccaaaacacatcttcctaagtccAATCCATTGATCCACAAACACCGAAATGTTACCCATAGTGTAATGTGTCCATATAGACAATCAACAAgccaaaacatattctccaatgcaaattactcttaTCTGGATCTCCGcacactatggtgagacccataacacattgaATTACCTCCCACACAAATCATTTCTAGACCAAAAGATAGAATATCACATCCAGCTAAGAAACATACCACAACATCTAAAGACACAAGGATATTTTTGGACCACAAAACTCAGATATCCATAATATGCCCaaacatagccaatgaagataacaacatcaataacaatgtTTGGACCCGAACACTTTGGGAACAACAAATAGAATAACTTCACCAACACGGTAAGATTATATCTACATAATAGACTTCTAGATCAACATCTatctggaacaacaagtttgacatcaatgacaaccatagcaACACAAACTTCCAACATGTACATTAATGGAAAAAGTACTTTAGAACAAATTTGGAATTTATGAGCTAGAGAAAGAGGTTTAGTAATAAAACATGTGGTTTAGTTAGATTGTACCCCAATGATGGTTAATTGGAGATGTCACATttgccaaatctcactataccTTACCCATCATACATAATGAGTATGATTTGTGTGTCATGACCTATGTTATACCCCAGATATTGTGATTGGTGATGTccaaaaaccctaacccttatgtGAACACCTAGTAAAGAGTATTTGGTGTTAATGTATATTTGTCATGTATTTAGTTGCAAAAAGGAGTTTATGATTTAAATGGTGCTTTCCTATCATTTAATGATAAAATACTCTTGTTTGACTTTTAATGAAATACTATACGGCATATGCATAAGATTAAGTTTTAAATTATTGTCTTGGGTTCAAAGGTGAATCTTGGGTAAAAAagaagtattttatttatttaaaaatgtgtTTTATAGTGGTAATTGGAAAGTTAATATTTGAAAATGCAGATTAGGGCTTATGTTTATTCATTTTAATGTGCATTGCATAATTAGGTTAAAAATAAGAAATTGGGAATTAAAAtgttattcatttattttaattattttattcaaaagGGAAATTGTCAATTGAGTTTTATAAAATAGAAAAAAGGGCTCATTTATTACCTATCCAATTTAtgaaaattttggagagaaaaccTTCATTTTTGTAGGAAATTGGATTTTTATTTGAGAGGTCATTTCTTGGGGGAATTGGATGATTTTTGTTGATCTTAGggagagtttgttggagatatcttcttttctttgcattgattatttttcacattcatatgttgccatcaatgccaaagggggagattgttggatattgtcatgtattgttgttgctaggatatgttgttgttattgatgtcaacatattctcatGTATTGCTCTGGTGATTTCTGATTGGGAAGATTTTATGATCTGGTTTATATTGTTGGTTTGTTGAgcactgttttgcagagtttggtatatcctctggcatattccggtgtgatcagatctagtactgagcttttgggatattgtttgggatggtcttgtgtatcttcatttcagatggatcgtgatttggtgctccgcaaagattatactttcctacacaagcatatcaaaagagatatcaaacgcatgataaaatatctaactaagaaggtaaatatgatgaggcatctccaaatgcctcctaacatgctcttggtttcttctcccttgttcctctcctctccaagttccaaaatagtgtagctctcagcagctttttgcactatggatgcttatggaggtttgagattgaaatattgctctaaatgtaaataaagaagctaatactaagctattgatactaaaatgatttattttaaccaaaatgacaatattattagttgattatgctaaaatgctctttcaaaatgcctatagcttaaatgcatacaagttttcaggatctggattatgaagaaatgggctctatttataggaaaaatggagcaatggatggttgagattgagcaatctcaacaagggtcaggattgaatggtttgagatccatgtgagggctttcaacccaatcccaggatgacaagtgtcaatgtgagataggttgagaagagagggaataagcattaaatgcttgacatgactttgggagttaaggttaaggttagttgaatgaataaactctttattcaaagaataaagcttttatccaatggataaactcttgtgcaaaggcaagagggataaacatggtcaaagcaataaatgcttgaggagacacatgagtgcaagtttgaaataaccataaatggttatgtaagagccattaatggtcatataagagccattagtggttttggaagactttggaggttaaattgttgaacacacaaagcatttaatgtttttcaaagactttggagtctttgagaagtgacttaaagtttcttaggaatgtgacaataattagggaatggattaggctaattaggaaggggttagaagaatctagaaggggtttaggaatgcaagtgggtttggtgggtgagggaaaataggattttattaaaataaaaattcatttatttcaataaatgtgtgcaagttgcatttgtaggaaaatgcaagtgggggggataaatgattta
This genomic stretch from Cryptomeria japonica chromosome 8, Sugi_1.0, whole genome shotgun sequence harbors:
- the LOC131027626 gene encoding uncharacterized protein LOC131027626 is translated as MERGREVYKWLDKEVFNHQTRILSHLFPFACQFLFKTRFLRFVLQDYTSDDDDDDDDDDDEDSDENDDDSDENDENDDDSDENEEDDDDKIGFCCNVLGEATPINEIAEGYVENDCPICGESIELREVKMLRCRHVYHYECIWGWASRGNSTCPLCIRPF